Proteins encoded in a region of the Populus alba chromosome 13, ASM523922v2, whole genome shotgun sequence genome:
- the LOC118060798 gene encoding uncharacterized protein: protein MAKPVPDLIKNYPEDQLHYLFTKKLTASDIKYGLILMGQASKDHLQGFKDQRVTTMLHTPALSQPVFFKSCDRILSLCQGGWGVVVRGNGFVAGDIINCWFAYDEENRVLNLIMEWAAKEGAGPAAQQAEAGGDAGQAAGAGGNGKGGQQ from the exons ATGGCAAAACCAGTGCCAGATCTCATTAAAAATTACCCAGAAGATCAACTGCATTATTTGTTTACGAAAAAATTAACTGCTTCAGATATCAAGTATGGCTTGATACTCATGGGACAAGCTTCAAAGGACCATCTACAGGGCTTCAAAGATCAAAGAGTTACGACCATGCTACATACACCAGCTTTATCCCAACCTGTGTTCTTCAAGTCCTGTGATAGGATATTGTCACTGTGCCAGGGTGGTTGGGGTGTAGTTGTTAGAGGTAATGGCTTTGTTGCTGGCGATATAATTAATTGCTGGTTTGCTTATGATGAAGAGAACAGAGTCCTAAACTTGATCATGGAATGG GCTGCCAAAGAGGGTGCTGGACCGGCTGCCCAGCAAGCTGAGGCTGGTGGAGACGCCGGACAAGCAGCCGGGGCGGGTGGAAATGGGAAGGGTGGTCAGCAGTGA
- the LOC118060800 gene encoding uncharacterized protein, whose protein sequence is MVEETVAEAIEANLERADSATVDMDMVEDAAENGVKRAREGEEEKIEDVLKKQKVDKSVEEERLEKLEEEGKVEGEEKEEKKEEEEKSGPVSLGPKSFRSAVEMFDYFYNFLHQWPPNIKVNKYEHMVLMDLLKTGHSEPDKKIGSGIQAFQVRFHPRFKSRCLFLIRDDDSVDDFSFRKCVDHILPLPEDLKVKSDNFLGGGKGHGGKGGPGGRGGRGRGRGYGRGGRSRN, encoded by the coding sequence ATGGTGGAGGAGACAGTAGCTGAAGCCATTGAGGCTAACCTGGAGAGAGCTGACTCAGCTACCGTGGACATGGATATGGTGGAGGACGCGGCAGAAAATGGTGTGAAGCGAGCTCGAGAGGGAGAGGAGGAGAAAATCGAAGATGTATTGAAGAAGCAGAAGGTGGATAAATCTGTGGAGGAAGAGCGGTTGGAGAAGCTTGAAGAAGAGGGAAAGGTAGAGGGAGaggagaaggaagagaagaaggaagaggaggagaagTCTGGACCAGTCAGCTTGGGTCCTAAGAGTTTCAGATCAGCAGTGGAGATGTTTGATTATTTCTACAATTTCCTCCATCAGTGGCCTCCCAATATTAAAGTCAACAAGTATGAGCACATGGTGCTGATGGACTTGCTTAAGACTGGTCACTCAGAGCCTGACAAAAAGATTGGTAGTGGCATCCAAGCTTTCCAAGTTCGGTTTCATCCAAGGTTTAAGAGTCGGTGCTTGTTCCTAATTAGGGATGATGACTCTGTTGATGATTTCAGTTTTAGGAAGTGTGTGGATCACATACTTCCGCTGCCCGAGGACTTGAAAGTAAAATCTGACAACTTTCTAGGTGGAGGTAAGGGTCACGGAGGGAAAGGTGGTCCTGGTGGAAGAGGTGGACGAGGCCGTGGCCGTGGTTATGGAAGAGGTGGTAGATCAAGGAACTGA
- the LOC118060801 gene encoding microtubule-binding protein TANGLED, which translates to MVARTPPKQRKMVAPLNPVLLRETVKKVERCMARLQELQYTVAGGKKVIDGVSLSPRSTRGYLRTSLRCKQESLSIKSTAPKKSPVGKLPATSIGEWRRMSLPAMLVGETVGEILQASQFAREIVAAVACKTKKSTLEDPKTPLTQRRKQRPHPEDTELKSRRKKEKQTKLQSIRSESGSPCLLRARSRINFKVSPPKKKSEVDKENARYLANRVSPRNRPWAKKKTVLFPNPLFLSTDSTQQQKFCKTRSPVIARNKKQTTPLKFLIKSPPSGSKFQVKIKNPPVVCSLSPTRPTNLSRKSPKLSTASKLRRSFSPSRLANKLVSPLKGRKIVQKSDGLIMSGLKQRPIATPRRFSLGRI; encoded by the exons ATGGTTGCAAGAACCCCACCAAAGCAGAGGAAAATGGTGGCTCCTCTCAACCCAGTTTTACTCAGAGAAACTGTAAAGAAG GTGGAAAGATGTATGGCTAGATTGCAAGAGCTTCAGTACACAGTGGCAGGTGGGAAAAAGGTGATAGATGGGGTTAGTCTCAGTCCTAGAAGTACCAGAGGTTATCTAAGAACCAGTCTTAGGTGCAAGCAAGAATCTTTAAG TATCAAGAGTACTGCCCCTAAGAAATCTCCGGTGGGGAAGCTGCCAGCAACTTCAATAG GCGAATGGCGGCGAATGTCTTTACCAGCAATGCTAGTAGGTGAAACAGTAGGAGAAATTCTACAAGCAAGCCAATTTGCAAGAGAAATTGTTGCAGCTGTTGCTTGCAAAACCAAGAAATCTACCCTTGAAGACCCCAAAACTCCATTGACCCAACGGAGAAAACAGAGGCCTCACCCTGAAGACACTGAACTCAAATCcagaaggaagaaggaaaagcaAACTAAATTACAGTCAATTCGATCAGAATCCGGTTCTCCGTGTCTTTTAAGAGCTCGATCGCGTATTAACTTCAAGGTTTCACCTCCTAAGAAGAAGAGTGAAGTGGATAAAGAAAATGCTCGGTATTTGGCAAACAGAGTGTCTCCTAGGAATAGGCCATGGGCTAAAAAAAAGACAGTACTGTTTCCAAATCCTTTGTTCCTTTCTACAGATTCTACACAGCAGCAAAAGTTTTGCAAGACAAGGTCTCCCGTGATTGCAAGAAACAAAAAGCAGACAACCCCGCTTAAGTTCTTGATTAAGTCCCCTCCATCAGGTTCAAAATTCCAAGTAAAGATCAAGAACCCACCAGTTGTCTGTTCCCTATCACCTACAAGACCTACAAACTTAAGCAGGAAATCACCTAAGTTGTCAACTGCGTCGAAGTTGCGTCGATCATTTTCACCTTCAAGGTTGGCCAACAAATTGGTGTCTCCATTGAAAGGCAGAAAAATTGTGCAAAAGAGTGATGGGTTAATAATGAGTGGACTGAAACAGCGTCCAATAGCAACACCGAGACGGTTCTCACTGGGGAGAATTTGA
- the LOC140954471 gene encoding uncharacterized protein, whose protein sequence is MARTPISLLLLRRLTLSSQNPKSPLSLLLFNSFYLKPYSTTTTDNPSTEQPKPSPLSARLSFVFDQIDSIERERAEKHQTLQKIRAWRQSKDTPQQEQQEQNPETITTQNQELVGSQNPETILSQNENLESGLSADGDTSVDLEESDLIELKRKEVELVHPWPEWIELMERLVQQNYFDHRRKVADNMVESLGLDVSGVGYDCDGDGDGVGIDFNDYKTVQTACLNFGKDRFDIFRSLSRQDIQILVGYGCPSVDKKVVFSSKLLRKHVHLDEGDVCSNCSLRSSCERGYLITNKEDEARTIDLMRVLLAHGFESINGSVTNKSLLKQKSVRTVVRKLLHEVVKLGAVPIDPNLPPPVIKRPPPKVKQPPPPPRKRVGRDDIEMKRGDWLCPKCDFMNFAKNAVCLQCDAKRPKRQLLPGEWECPECNFLNYRRNMACFHCDCKRPPDAFMENKMEERQYGSRTRSEKIVSRPEVSNAWNFDFDDNESDGADVAAFEHADSTSMVEDSPLESQANEGDFGRNADALNGTRRISRVHEREYSDPGHDGFGRGFDDFDDEDDINSYEIDTQNNKPAWKTSQNNFVDQGISELEDDGGSDDNLGSRLMTNPSVKPSKPRSQRATFSGSDGNGLGIDSDEERSVHPKWKSSHVADVRHKNRGRGPTGPSKGLSFGSDEVDSDVDDDFGSSQRKQRTKGYGRRNERNSDWEDASISGSESDGNDRRSRRNKSGGNKTGFGRRDDNFRDCDNDFVRDNEMRTNGKIGDRRKSWGDDFDRSSPGPHGKNRGFRGNDRSGWKMNDAGGERRKSWSNDFDRSSPGPHGKNRGFRGNDHSGWKMDDAGGDRRKSWSDDFDRSSPAPHGKNRGFQGNDRSRWKMDDAGGDRRKAWGDDFDRSSPGPHGKSRGFRSNDRSGWKMDNAGGDSRNFNGPKREGFRKRQGGRSQEYNMDKDPGEFRNSRRVIER, encoded by the exons ATGGCACGAACACCaatctctctccttctcttaaGACGCCTAACTCTCTCTTCCCAAAACCCTAAATCCCCACTCTCTCTCCTCCTCTTTAACAGCTTTTACCTTAAACCCTACTCAACCACCACAACTGATAACCCCTCCACTGAGCAACCAAAACCCAGCCCTCTCTCAGCTCGATTGAGCTTTGTCTTTGATCAAATTGATTCCATTGAACGTGAGCGTGCTGAAAAACACCAAACCCTCCAAAAAATCCGTGCTTGGCGCCAATCCAAAGACACCCCACAGCAAGAACAGCAAGAGCAAAACCCAGAAACCATTACTACCCAAAACCAAGAACTTGTTGGGTCTCAAAACCCAGAAACGATTCTCtctcaaaatgaaaatttggaATCTGGGCTAAGTGCTGATGGTGATACTAGCGTTGATCTTGAAGAGTCTGATCTGATAGAGTTGAAGAGGAAGGAAGTGGAGTTGGTGCATCCATGGCCAGAGTGGATAGAGTTGATGGAGAGATTGGTGCAACAGAATTATTTTGATCATAGAAGGAAAGTTGCGGACAATATGGTAGAAAGTTTGGGACTTGATGTTTCTGGGGTTGGGTATGAttgtgatggtgatggtgatggtgttgGCATTGATTTTAATGATTACAAAACTGTACAGACTGCTTGTCTTAATTTTGGCAAAGACCGGTTTGATATCTTCAG GTCCTTGTCGAGACAGGATATTCAAATTTTGGTAGGCTATGGATGCCCAAGCGTGGACAAGAAGGTTGTCTTCTCTTCAAAGCTTTTGAGGAAGCATGTCCACCTTGATGAAGGGGAT GTCTGTAGTAACTGCAGTCTGAGGAGCTCATGTGAAAGAGGATATCTAATAACTAATAAAGAGGACGAGGCACGGACTATTGACCTTATGAGGGTTCTTTTAGCTCATGGTTTTGAATCCATAAATGGATCGGTAACCAATAAGTCTCTTCTGAAACAAAAATCTGTCAGAACTGTTGTTCGTAAGTTACTTCATGAGGTTGTAAAGTTGGGTGCAGTTCCAATAGATCCAAATCTCCCCCCTCCAGTGATTAAAAGGCCTCCACCAAAAGTGAagcaacctcctcctcctcccagGAAACGAGTCGGACGTGATGACATTGAGATGAAAAGGGGGGATTGGCTGTGTCCCAA GTGTGACTTCATGAATTTTGCCAAGAATGCAGTATGCTTACAATGTGATGCAAAGCGGCCCAAGAGACAGTTGCTTCCAGGGGAATGGGAATGCCCAGA GTGTAACTTCTTAAATTATAGGAGAAACATGGCATGTTTCCATTGTGATTGCAAGCGTCCACCTGATGCatttatggaaaataaaatggaaGAAAGGCAGTATGGTAGCAGAACAAGGTCGGAGAAGATTGTCAGCCGCCCAGAAGTTTCAAATGCCTGGAATTTTGACTTTGATGACAATGAATCAGATGGGGCAGATGTTGCTGCTTTTGAGCATGCAGATTCTACATCAATGGTTGAAGACTCACCTCTGGAGAGTCAAGCTAATGAAGGAGATTTTGGACGGAATGCAGACGCTTTAAATGGAACCAGAAGAATTTCAAGGGTCCATGAAAGAGAATATTCTGATCCTGGGCATGATGGATTTGGAAGGGggtttgatgattttgatgatgaagatgatatTAACAGTTATGAAATAGATACCCAAAATAATAAACCTGCATGGAAGACTTCTCAAAACAATTTTGTTGATCAAGGGATTTCTGAATTGGAAGATGATGGAGGTTCTGATGACAATTTGGGCAGCCGGCTCATGACAAATCCTTCTGTTAAGCCATCAAAGCCCAGGAGTCAAAGAGCAACTTTCTCTGGCTCTGATGGGAACGGACTGGGTATTGATTCAGATGAAGAGCGCTCAGTTCATCCGAAATGGAAATCCAGTCATGTTGCTGATGTTAGACACAAAAATAGAGGTAGAGGTCCAACGGGCCCTTCCAAGGGATTAAGTTTTGGGTCAGACGAAGTTGATTCTGATGTGGATGATGATTTTGGTTCCAGCCAGAGGAAACAGAGAACAAAGGGTTATGGTAGAAGAAATGAGAGAAATTCTGATTGGGAAGATGCTTCCATTTCTGGTTCAGAATCCGATGGCAATGATCGGCGTTCCAGGAGAAATAAGTCGGGAGGTAACAAAACTGGATTTGGTAGAAGAGATGACAATTTTAGGGATTGTGATAATGACTTTGTGAGAGACAATGAGATGAGAACGAATGGTAAGATAGGTGATAGAAGAAAGTCTTGGGGTGATGATTTTGATAGATCATCACCTGGTCCCCATGGTAAAAATAGAGGATTTCGAGGCAATGACCGTTCTGGGTGGAAAATGAATGATGCAGGTGGTGAAAGAAGAAAGTCTTGGAGTAATGATTTTGATAGATCATCACCAGGTCCGCATGGTAAAAACAGAGGATTTCGAGGCAATGACCATTCTGGGTGGAAAATGGATGATGCAGGTGGTGACAGAAGAAAGTCTTGGAGTGATGATTTTGATAGATCATCACCAGCTCCTCATGGTAAAAACAGAGGATTTCAAGGCAATGACCGTTCTAGGTGGAAAATGGATGATGCAGGTGGTGACAGAAGAAAGGCTTGGGGTGATGATTTTGATAGATCATCACCAGGTCCTCATGGTAAAAGCAGAGGATTTCGAAGCAATGACCGTTCTGGGTGGAAAATGGATAATGCAGGTGGTGATTCACGGAATTTTAATGGACCAAAACGAGAAGGATTTAGAAAACGACAAGGAGGAAGGTCGCAAGAATACAATATGGACAAGGATCCCGGTGAATTTAGAAATAGCCGACGTGTTATTGAAAGGTAA
- the LOC118060802 gene encoding mitogen-activated protein kinase kinase kinase ANP1 — translation MQDFLGSVRRSIVFRTPPQDHNPSQETIYCSPNNPLTSTLVDKLNNCVRKSRIFNKPTSPSSLPMPPPIRYRKGELIGCGAFGHVYMGMNLDSGELLAIKQVLIAANGATRERAQDNIRELEEEVKLLQNLSHPNIVRYLGTVREEETLNILLEFVPGGSISSLLGKFGSFPEPVIRAYTKQLLLGLEYLHNNGIMHRDIKGANILVDNKGCIKLADFGASKQVVELATVSGAKSMKGTPYWMAPEVILQTGHGFSADIWSVGCTVIEMATGKPPWSQQYQEVAALFYIGSTKSHPEIPGHLTPEAKDFLLKCLHKEPNMRPEASQLLQHPFVTGEMGASDHVIHSPVMEHSGIPLQLYTTNPETIQMPSAHDSMDVCNLGSLGCSIDPKKLSECKDAWEIPNSNDDMCLISHDFSIDEIKLNSRLSSNDFNKSSDPKCELSGEWRCKFDESPELEQAGSKVDSCKPVQVDQNISFSCGASLSEDDEELTESKIRAFLGEKALELKKLQTPLYEEFYNSLNASFSPSFGGSLRDETPPNYLKLPPKSKSPSRIPVGSPSTASDAVSTGSPGSNRRASNVGNASDEASEDNSSPRSNDRKGLQVDGQPETSSPSVSFSERQRKWKEELDQELERKREMMRQAAVGSKTSSPKDRALGRPRERTRFASPSK, via the exons ATGCAAGATTTCTTGGGATCAGTTAGGAGATCAATAGTATTCCGTACACCCCCACAAGATCATAATCCCAGTCAAGAAACCATTTACTGCAGTCCAAACAATCCATTAACTTCAACATTAGTTGACAAATTAAATAACTGCGTTCGTAAATCAAGAATCTTTAACAAACCCACTTCTCCGTCTTCACTTCCAATGCCTCCTCCGATCCGGTACCGTAAAGGGGAGTTGATTGGTTGTGGTGCATTTGGCCATGTTTATATGGGCATGAATCTTGATTCTGGAGAGCTTTTAGCGATAAAGCAG GTTTTGATTGCAGCTAATGGAGCTACAAGAGAGAGAGCTCAG GATAACATCAGAGAGCTTGAGGAAGAAGTGAAGCTTCTACAGAATCTCTCCCATCCTAACATTGTT AGATATTTGGGTACAGTTAGGGAGGAGGAAACCTTAAATATTTTGCTTGAATTTGTCCCGGGTGGATCAATATCATCTCTTTTGGGGAAATTTGGATCCTTCCCTGAGCCA GTTATAAGAGCCTATACCAAGCAATTATTGCTGGGGTTGGAGTATTTACATAACAATGGAATTATGCACAGAGACATCAAG GGAGCAAACATTCTTGTAGATAATAAAGGGTGCATTAAACTTGCAGATTTTGGTGCATCAAAACAGGTCGTTGAGCTG GCAACTGTTTCAGGGGCCAAATCGATGAAGGGCACGCCATACTGGATGGCTCCTGAAGTCATTCTGCAGACAGGTCATGGCTT CTCTGCTGATATATGGAGTGTTGGATGCACAGTCATTGAGATGGCCACTGGAAAGCCTCCTTGGAGCCAACAATACCAAGAG GTTGCCGCACTCTTTTATATAGGGTCGACAAAGTCTCATCCAGAAATCCCTGGGCATCTCACTCCAGAGGCCAAAGATTTTCTGCTCAAATGCTTGCACAA GGAACCAAATATGAGGCCAGAGGCATCTCAATTGCTGCAG CATCCATTTGTTACTGGGGAGATGGGCGCATCTGATCATGTTATTCATAGTCCAGTTATG GAACATTCTGGAATTCCTTTGCAGTTATACACCACTAACCCTGAAACCAT CCAAATGCCATCTGCCCATGACTCAATGGATGTCTGTAATTTGGGTAGTCTAGGCTGCTCAATTGATCCGAAGAAACTGTCTGAATGTAAGGATGCATGGGAAATACCAAACAGCAATGATGACATGTGTCTGATAAGCCATGATTTTTCTATAGATGaaataaagctcaattctcgTTTGAGTTCTAATGACTTCAATAAG AGTTCTGATCCCAAATGTGAGCTGTCTGGAGAGTGGAGGTGCAAATTTGATGAGAGTCCAGAATTGGAACAAGCAGGAAGCAAAGTGGACAGTTGTAAACCTGTTCAAGTGGaccaaaatatttcattttcctGTGGGGCATCGCTTTCTGAGGATGATGAGGAACTTACTGAGTCAAAAATTAGAGCTTTTCTTGGTGAAAAG GCTTTAGAACTGAAGAAACTGCAAACACCTTTATATGAAGAGTTCTATAACAGTTTGAATGCATCTTTCTCTCCAAGTTTTGGTGGAAGTTTACGTGATGAAACTCCTCCAAATTACTTGAAATTACCTCCTAAAAGCAAGTCACCCAGTCGGATCCCAGTTGGAAGTCCATCTACAGCATCTGATGCTGTTAGTACTGGAAGCCCTGGGAGTAATAGACGTGCATCTAATGTTGGCAATGCAAGTGATGAAGCTTCAGAGGACAATTCATCCCCTCGGAGCAATGACCGGAAAGGGCTTCAAGTTGATGGTCAGCCAGAAACAAGTAGCCCAAG TGTGAGCTTTTCTGAGAGACAAAGGAAGTGGAAAGAAGAGCTTGACCAAGAgcttgagagaaagagag AGATGATGCGCCAAGCAGCCGTGGGAAGCAAGACATCGTCCCCCAAGGATAGAGCCTTGGGTCGGCCGAGAGAGCGGACAAGATTTGCATCTCCAAGCAAATGA